One stretch of Oncorhynchus tshawytscha isolate Ot180627B linkage group LG21, Otsh_v2.0, whole genome shotgun sequence DNA includes these proteins:
- the LOC121840354 gene encoding LOW QUALITY PROTEIN: F-box/LRR-repeat protein 3-like (The sequence of the model RefSeq protein was modified relative to this genomic sequence to represent the inferred CDS: inserted 2 bases in 2 codons), with amino-acid sequence MELQRKQLIGFLNQGKGCDWSHLASALTVVFVNSKSLSSIKVDDTSVGXSLKVLVXLKMSICPHVSPAGILSVSDQCRGLRELALNFHLLSDELLLVLSSVPSGSPRLPQDPPGYPRIPQVTPGSPRFPQDPPGSHTNSQVLKIERGSEISWR; translated from the exons ATGGAGCTCCAGAGAAAACAACTGattgggtttttaaaccaagggaaaggatgTGATTGG TCCCACTTGGCGTCAGCGTTGACAGTGGTGTTTGTCAACTCCAAGTCCCTGTCCTCCATTAAGGTAGATGACACATCGGTGG TGTCACTCAAAGTCCTGG GCCTGAAGATGAGCATCTGCCCTCACGTCTCCCCAGCAG GTATCCTGAGTGTTTCGGACCAGTGCCGTGGTCTCAGGGAACTAGCATTGAACTTCCACCTGCTGAGCGATGAGCTGCTAttggtcctctcctct GTTCCCTCAGGATCCCCCAGGTTACCCCAGGATCCCCCAGGTTACCCCAGGATCCCCCAGGTTACCCCAGGATCCCCCAGGTTCCCCCAGGATCCCCCAGGTTCCCACACAAACTCCCAGGTTCTCAAGATCGAAAGGGGTTCAGAGATCTCTTGGAGATGA